The genomic DNA AGGTTATCGGTGGTAATTCTATCCTGTGGCTTATTGCCCTTTACATTGCCAAGCCACTTTATCCTGTCTAACTTCTCAGAATCGATACCCCACGTTTCTACTTTGGGCTGCGCTACTTTTGTTGTGTCAAAATCTAAAACTACAATATTTTTTGCCCTATTCGCCGCATCCACCATGCTGCTTAAAAAAGATTCGCCGCCTGTTGTCATCAATATACTTTCTCCCAGAGTCTTTATAGCTTCTATCACCTTTTCACCCCCTTATCTCTTTCTATGTTACAAAATAAAGTTTATTTCTTTACAAACCTGAACATCCCGAACCCCTGGCTGTTTCTTTCGCCAATCCCTGCCTCATACGCCAATTGAATTAAATTTTTATCACCTTCAATCACAAAACCGCCCTTCATAACCCTTCACGTTGGTCCCCTGAACGGTAAAAAGCCTTGAACGCCATTTTCCAACAGGCTCAATGTTAATATTAATCGTATGGTCGAAAGTAATCCCAAGGGCCTTCGCTTTCCTTAAAAGATTAACTTCGATAACCCGCCGGAAATCTTCATCATCGGGCGAGAGAAATCGCTTTACAAGCTTGCCTTCCTTTTTAGCACCCGTTGAAGCTACCACCGGTGAAATAGTTTCGCATAACATTTTTCCGGAAATATCGGGAATGCCTTCAATCTCCACCTTCTCCACATAAAGGCGGATATTCCCGAGGCAAACCTCGCCTTCCAAAACCAGGGTCTTAACAAGGGCTTCTATAGGTGCATCGAGCGGCGACGAAAACCACCAGGTGAGAGGAGGGGTTACTTTTAACCCACCGGGTAAAGCTTTTGACTCTTTGGAAAATATCTTAGAAAAAACTAATAATTTATACCTGTGATCAGCAGTAAATCCCTCTTCATGCAGGAAAGTTCCAAACTCGGGGTTGGCCCTGGCTATCGCCCCGTACAAATAACCGTGCAGGAGGTGCGGATAATTCCACGGCAAGACTACCGGTTCTTCTCCTTGAAAAACGGCGCGTACGCGCATAAATCATCCCTCAATCCAAAAATTGCTCCATCCGCATTCCCCTGCTATATAGCCACAATTTTCGATGACATATAGCAACATAATTCACTTTTATGCCGCTGGTATACAATTCCTCATAATTCTGTTCTTTCACATAAGACACCTTTTATCATTTATTAATAAAAAATTTGTTCGCACTTACTTATTTCTATAAATTTTCTAAAAATCCTTTTAATGACAATAAAAATATTTCGACAAAATTTGATTTTTTATTTCACCTTTGTAACTTCGTAACTGACCTTTCGCACCCTTAACCTTTAAAAAAAATTTTTTAAGTGCCAAAAACTAGCAGGTACTCTGGCCATCTCTGTCGTATATATGATAAAAAAGCTTAAATTGGACAGGGGTAGCTGCAGTGGACTTTTTCGAAATGAAAGAATTAGGTGCCGGACCAGTAATAAGTGCCATATTCCGTCAGATAGGGTGCCATAACACAATAAACCAAATGCTAACATGGAACGAAAAACAGTGCCTCCACTCTCCGGCAACACACATACTCGCCATAATAATAAATATCCTCTCGGGAAAGAGAGTTGCATTATACAAAGTCTTTTCCACCCTTGCACTTAAAGCTGTAATACATGAGAATATTGACACAAAAGTGCTTCACGGTGATACGGACTGCAAAACTTCTTTATGGATAATACGATGAATAACCTTTCACACCTTCCAAGCACATTTAACCTAGTATCAGAACTAATTAGAAAAAGCTTTTTCTTCAGAGGACTGGGAAGAGTATTCCTCATAATAAAGTTCCTTACAGACTGAAAGAATTTGAAGCTGAAATTTTTGACCGCCGGTATAGGTTGGTAGTAGTATTGTCCATTAATCCCCGACAAACCTTAGGGTATTATTTCCATTTTTGGGGATGTAAAAATATATCGGTTTTATAGGAAAGGGTGCGAAATGTAAGTTAAAAAAAACCACCATGAAAAATTCAGTTTCTCGTGATATAATAATCGCTAGAATATTTTGGGTATTTTTTCGTATCTAGAAGAAAGGAGTTCAAATAATTACATGGAAGACAACAAAAATCTATACTTTATTTTATTTGCTTTAAGTTTAGGGTGGACCGTGCTTTACGCCGACAGGACTTCGCTGTATCCGCTTCTCTCGGTAATAGGAAGGGATTTTAATTTAAATAATACCCAGCTCGGCACGATAACCAGCAGTTATTTTCTGGTTTACGTAGCCATGCAAATTCCTGGGGGAATCGTCGCGGATAAAGTGGGAAAAAAACGTCTTATAGTACTGGGGATTTTAACTGCAGGAGTCTCGCTTTTTTGTTTCGGACTTTTCGGAAAAAGCTACGGCCTTCTGGTTTTGTTCGCAGCTCTTCATGGTCTTGGAGCCGGAACCTATTACCCTTGCGCCTACGGAATAATGCTCGAGTTGGTAGATTCAAAACACTGGGGGACATCGGCCGCCATAATAAATCTCGGAATGTCGTTTGGGTTAATCCTCGGCCTTGCGATAAGCGGACCATTGTATATGCATTTTAAGAGTTACTCTGCAATATTCATAGGACTTGCCCTTTTTACCATGGCGCTTTCCCTTCTTTTTATAAAAATTCTGCCGGAGGCTGAAAGCAGGTGCAACGCAAAAGCAAACTTTTTTGCCGTAAAAGAAGTGTTAAAAAACAAAAACCTCCTGCTACTTTATATCGCCCAATTTTGCGCTCTTTACGGATACTGGACCGCAGTCACGTGGGGAGCCACGTTTTTTAAGGAAGAGCGCGGCATCGGCATGGAACTTGCCGGGCTATTCGTAGCCATCGCGGGCATGAGCTCCATAATTCCCAGCCTCGTTATGGGAAGGATATCGGACATATTCGGCCGCAAGAAAATAGCCTTAATACTTTTTCCCTTAGGAGCCCTTACATTATATTTGATGGCCCACGTCCGAACCGCATCTGCCATAATCCTATCGCTTATTGCATACGGAATTATCGGAAAATCGTCCTGGGACCCCATAGCGGTAGCCTGGAGCGGCAGCCACGCATCGACCTTGGGAAATGAAGCCGCGAGCACCGCCATGGGAGTGTTCAACTTTTTCGGCATGATGTCCGCTGTAGTAGCTCCGGTCATCACCGGATTTATAAGGGATATCACGGGCTCTTTAGTTGCGGCTTATTATGTTGCCGCAGTTCTATCATTGTTGGGCGGAAGTTTGGTTATATTAGTTGACGAGAAACTTCCGCAACCGGATAATAAGCTTGGATAATATAAATTCAATCGGGAGGAATGATGTATTGAACGTGGTTAAAATTATAAAGTAACGAAAGGATAATATACAAAGTCGACTGCAACCTTATATGTAAACTCAAGCGGGTCCGCATCCGGCTGTTCGATTAATCTCATTAGGCCCCGGGATTGCCGGTAGTGGTTTCCCGGGGCCTTAATGCTTAGCGCAAGAACATTCATATCAATTCACAGCCAAGGGTGTTTTTCATCTCCTGAAGGGCAAATTCGTGAACGCTTTTGTCAAAAGAAGCCACGCCATCCCTGTATATTTTTACCGAGTATCCCCTTTCCCTGGCATCCTTGGCGGTATAGAGCACGCATATATTGGTGCACACGCCCACCAGATAAAGCTCGTTTATCCCCCGCTCTCTCAGGTAAAGGTCGAGATCAGTTCCGTAAAAAGCGCTGTACCTGCGCTTTTTTATTACTTTATCTTCTTTTGCAGGTTCCAGCTCCTTTATGACCATACTACCCCAGGTCCCAGAAATACAGTGGGGCGGAAACATCTCAAATTCCCTGTCATCCTTTTCATGGCTGTCGCAGATGAATATCACGGGACATTTTTCTTTTTTGAATTCCTCAATCTTTTGTTTTATAAAAGGGATTATGTTTCTTGACGCTTCCCCAACGTACAGGCTTCCCCCTTCTTCCACAAAATCATTGAGCATATCAATAACCAATAGTGCTCTGCCCATTTATATTTCCCCCTTTTAATATTTCGCCAATTTAATTTCTTTTGGGTATTATATACTATATTTTTTGCTCTTATCCTTCAGAAAAATTAATTAAAATTCCCTCTTGGAATATATCTTTGCCGACACGGAATACGAAAGGGCATAGATAAAAAAGGCTATAATTAGGACAAAATAACCGGAAAACAAGCTGCCTTTATTGAAAAAATTTGCAATAAACTTTCCCGCTGATTCCAAAAATAAAAATGCGTTGAAGATTCCTATGAATAAAATGACATTTACAATCCTCGCTTTTGAATAACCGAAGGTATAAAATACCGGAAGTCCTATGCTGTTCATTAAAAGAGCAGCAGCTAGCACTGCGGCAACACCTTCCGCAGGAAATGAAAAATGTATAAAATCAGAAAAAATCAATTCAGAAATCCAACCAAGGGCTGCGCAAAACCCAAGCGAGATTGTAAAAAATACAAATAGTGAAAGATAACGGGAAAGGACGATTTTCTTCCTGGATAAGGGGAGGGAATTCAACAATAAATGGGCGTTGTTTTTGTCGTCGCA from Caldanaerovirga acetigignens includes the following:
- a CDS encoding CRISPR-associated endoribonuclease Cas6 is translated as MKGGFVIEGDKNLIQLAYEAGIGERNSQGFGMFRFVKK
- the cas6 gene encoding CRISPR-associated endoribonuclease Cas6; this translates as MRVRAVFQGEEPVVLPWNYPHLLHGYLYGAIARANPEFGTFLHEEGFTADHRYKLLVFSKIFSKESKALPGGLKVTPPLTWWFSSPLDAPIEALVKTLVLEGEVCLGNIRLYVEKVEIEGIPDISGKMLCETISPVVASTGAKKEGKLVKRFLSPDDEDFRRVIEVNLLRKAKALGITFDHTININIEPVGKWRSRLFTVQGTNVKGYEGRFCD
- a CDS encoding Dna2/Cas4 domain-containing protein, which produces MSYVKEQNYEELYTSGIKVNYVAICHRKLWLYSRGMRMEQFLD
- a CDS encoding DUF4277 domain-containing protein, which translates into the protein MDFFEMKELGAGPVISAIFRQIGCHNTINQMLTWNEKQCLHSPATHILAIIINILSGKRVALYKVFSTLALKAVIHENIDTKVLHGDTDCKTSLWIIR
- a CDS encoding MFS transporter → MEDNKNLYFILFALSLGWTVLYADRTSLYPLLSVIGRDFNLNNTQLGTITSSYFLVYVAMQIPGGIVADKVGKKRLIVLGILTAGVSLFCFGLFGKSYGLLVLFAALHGLGAGTYYPCAYGIMLELVDSKHWGTSAAIINLGMSFGLILGLAISGPLYMHFKSYSAIFIGLALFTMALSLLFIKILPEAESRCNAKANFFAVKEVLKNKNLLLLYIAQFCALYGYWTAVTWGATFFKEERGIGMELAGLFVAIAGMSSIIPSLVMGRISDIFGRKKIALILFPLGALTLYLMAHVRTASAIILSLIAYGIIGKSSWDPIAVAWSGSHASTLGNEAASTAMGVFNFFGMMSAVVAPVITGFIRDITGSLVAAYYVAAVLSLLGGSLVILVDEKLPQPDNKLG
- a CDS encoding cysteine hydrolase family protein, which produces MGRALLVIDMLNDFVEEGGSLYVGEASRNIIPFIKQKIEEFKKEKCPVIFICDSHEKDDREFEMFPPHCISGTWGSMVIKELEPAKEDKVIKKRRYSAFYGTDLDLYLRERGINELYLVGVCTNICVLYTAKDARERGYSVKIYRDGVASFDKSVHEFALQEMKNTLGCELI
- a CDS encoding ABC-2 transporter permease produces the protein MEPILEVVGLRKRFSGFELREVSFTLERGYIMGFIGPNGAGKTTTIKLIMNLLKKDRGIVKIFGLENVKKDLLIQKSYLFYLIFVALIAIISFSGLKRGDIFLPVTFILTYVFMQHACYCDDKNNAHLLLNSLPLSRKKIVLSRYLSLFVFFTISLGFCAALGWISELIFSDFIHFSFPAEGVAAVLAAALLMNSIGLPVFYTFGYSKARIVNVILFIGIFNAFLFLESAGKFIANFFNKGSLFSGYFVLIIAFFIYALSYSVSAKIYSKREF